The Streptomyces sp. A2-16 sequence CAGCTGCGCGGCCCGCCAGGCGATCCCGCGGACGCCGTGGTCCTGCAGCAGCCGCTCCAAGGGGTCGTGGGCGGCCGCCGCGGCCTCCCGCTCCCGGTCGGCGAGTTTGTGCAGGAGCTCCTGCTCGGTGTGCTGAAGCGCACTCGCGAGCGCCTCGGGGTCCTCGGCGGTGAGGAATCCGGCGTGCACGCGGAAGAACCGCTGGATGGCGTCGCAGTGCTCCATGGTGGGGCGCCGGTCGCCGTTGATGAGGGCGCCCGCCTGCTGCCGGGACATGCCCGCGCCGTCGGCGATCTCCTGCTGGGTGTACTTGCGCCCGTTGGGCTTGAGCCGGGTGCGGCGCAACAGGCCGAGCCGCTGCAGGAACCGCGCCTGGACGTCCGGTTCGCCCGCCGGGCGCCCGCTCAGCAGGGTCTTGACCACGGGTTCGGGGACTCCGGAGGCGACGGACAGCCGCCCGGTGTCGAAGACCTGCGCGTGCGGCACGCCGAGCCGGTCGGAGAGTGCGGTGACGCGGGCGACGACGGCCGTCAGCACGACCGTTGCCGCGTCGTCCGGGCTCTCGAAGCCATCCGACACCGACTGATCTCCTACGTCTCTCACCCGACTTCTCACAGGCCCTCGCCGTGAACTTCCCGGAGAGTAGCCCGTTGTTCGAACTCACATCCAGGTCTCGCCACAACTGTGGCCAATTTCAGCCGTCAACCGCTGCGGAATGCCACGATAGTTGACATGCCTCGCTCCGGGGACGCAGGATCAAGGCGCCGCGTGAAGGCCGCATAGGCAAGAGGGGTGACCTCCCGATGGCGTATCAGGCAGGTGGGCAGCCGTCGGAACTGCGGCCCGTCCCCGAGGGGCTCGAAGCCCGGGCGTATCTTCAGGACTACGCCATGCTCCTGGAAGCCGTCCCCTTCCCGTCCGTCGTCCTCGACCACCGCTGGGACGTCGTCCTCGCCAACGCCGCTTTCGCGTCACTTTTCCGCGCCATGGGCCCGCACCCGACGGCCATGCCGGACGTCAACTTCCTTCGGTTCGTCCTCTTCCATCCCGACGCGAGCAGCGTCCTGGGCGAGCACGAGTCGCGCTGGTGCCTTCCGATGCTCGCGCACTTCGCGGCCGCGGTGGAGCGCCACGGCCACGACCACGGCCTGCAGGCGATCCGCCGGGACATCGCGCAGGACCCGATCATGGACGCCGCCTACCGGCACGGTCTGCCGCACTGGATCCGCGCGGTCGGCGAACAGGCCGTGGAGCACGACGGCTCCGTACGCCCCCTGGTGCACCCCGACCCGCGCTGGGGTGCCACCGACTGCCGGGTCGTCGACGAGACCCCGCGCACGCTGCGAGACCTCGGCTACACGCGTCTGACGCTGGTGCTGCGACCGGCTCCCGCCAGGCGCCGCCCGCGGCGCACGGCGACGCACCTCACGGTGGTGCCCGCCCCCCAGGCCTGACGGGCACCGTCGGCGTTCAGGTCGTCGACGGCGCCTCGTCAGTACGCGTCGGTCCCCGTGGAGAGTCGTCGGTCCCCGTGGAGCAGGGGTGTTCCACGGGGCCGCCCGTCCCGGCTCGCTCCGCCGCCATGAGCTGCCTTTCGCGGGAGTTGACGCGATCGCGCAAGTGGCTTGCATGGTTTGCGCTATTCTTGCGTTCATGACGCGACGACTTGCCGAGGTTGCCAAGAAGGTCGGGGTCAGCGAGGCCACGGTCAGCCGGGTGCTCAACGGCAAGCCGGGGGTCTCGGAGGGCACCCGGCAGGCGGTGCTGTCCGCCCTGGACGTGCTCGGGTACGAGCGGCCCACGCAGTTGCGGGGGGAGCGGGCGCGGCTGGTCGGGCTGGTGCTGCCGGAGCTGCAGAACCCGATCTTCCCGGCGTTCGCCGAGGTCATCGGCGGGGCCCTGGCCCAGCTCGGGCTGACGCCGGTGCTGTGCACCCAGACCAAGGGCGGGGTCTCCGAGGCCGACTACGTGGACCTGCTGCTGCAGCAGCAGGTCTCGGGGGTCGTCTTCGCCGGCGGGCTCTACGCCCAGGCCGACGCGCCGCACGACCACTACCGCCGGCTCGCCGAGCGGAACATCCCGGTGGTGCTGGTCAACGCGTCCATCGACGATCTGGGGTTCCCGGGGGTGTCCTGCGACGACGCGGTCGCCGTCGAGCAGGCCTGGCGGCATCTGGCCTCTCTCGGGCATGAGCGGATCGGGCTCGTGCTGGGCCCCGCGGACCACCTGCCCTCGGCCCGCAAGCTGGCCGCGGCCCAGGCGCTCGGCGAGCTGCCCGAGGAGCGGGTCGCACGCGCCATGTTCTCCATCGAGGGCGGACATGCCGCCGCCACCCGGCTGATCGACCGCGGGGTCACCGGGTTCATCTGCGCCAGTGACCCCCTCGCCCTCGGCGTCGTCCGGGCCGCGCGCCGCAAGGGACTCGACGTGCCGGCGCAGGTGTCGGTCGTCGGCTACGACGACTCCGCCCTGATGAACTGCACCGACCCCCCGCTGACCACCGTCCGCCAGCCCATCGAGGCCATGGGGCGGGCCGCCGTGGAACTGCTCAACGCCCAGGTCGGCGGCAGTGCCGTACCGACCGAGGAGCTCCTCTTCGAACCCGAGCTCGTGGTCAGGGGGTCCACCGCGCAAGCCCCTCGCGGCTGAGACCCACAGCTCTGTCGAATAATTACAGATTCTGCGCGACATCTTGCGGACGGATGTCGGCGGTGCTTGAGTGTGCGGCGCCCACCGCTCCTGCCACGAGGGGTCCACCGATGAGAAGCACCGGGTACCGCCGCACCTTCGCCGCGCTCACTGTCTGCTCCCTTGCCCTCGCCGCCTCCGCCTGTGGATCGGGCGACGAGTCGGCGAGCGGCAAGACCCGCATCACGGTCAACTGCATGCCGCCCAAGAGCGCCAAGGTCGACCGGACGTTCTTCGAGCAGGACATCGCGTCCTTCGAGAAGCAGCACCCGGACATCGACGTCGTCGCACACGACGCCTTCCCCTGCCAGGACCCCAAGACCTTCGACGCCAAGCTCGCCGGCGGGCAGATGGAGGACGTCTTCTACACGTACTTCACCGACGCCAGGCATGTCGTCGACATCAACCAGGCGGCCGATCTCACCCCGTACGTCAAGGAGTTGAAGAGCTACGACACCCTCCAGCAGCAACTCCGCGACATCTACACGGTCGACGGGAAGATCTACGGCATCCCGCGCACCGGCTACTCGATGGGCCTGATCTACAACAAGAAGCTCTTCGAGAAGGCCGGCCTCGACCCCGAGCAACCCCCCACCACCTGGGCACAGTTGCGTGCCGACGCCAAGAGGATCGCCGCCCTCGGCAACGGCACCGTCGGATACGCCGACTACAGCGCCCAGAACCAGGGCGGCTGGCACTTCACCGCCGAGCTGTACTCCCAGGGCGGCGACGTCGTCAGCGCCGACGGCAAGAAGGCCACCATCGACACCCCCGAGGGCCGTGCCGTCCTGCAGAACCTGCACGACATGCGCTGGACCGACGACTCGATGGGCAGCAAGCAGCTCCTCGTCATCAACGACGTCCAACAGATGATGGGCTCGGGCAAGCTCGGCATGTACCTCTCCGCCCCGGACAACATCCCGATCCTGGTCAAGGAGAAGGGCGGCAACTACAAGGACCTCGCCCTCGCGCCGATGCCCGGCGGCAACGGCACGCTCATCGGCGGCGACGGCTACATGGTCAACAAGAAGGCGAGCCCCGACCAGATCAGGGCCGCCCTGAAATGGCTCGACCACATGTTCCTGACGCCCGGAGCCGGCTTCCTCGGCGACTACGCCCGCGCCAAGAAGGCCGACGCCCCGGTCGGCCTGCCCGAGCCGCGCCTGTTCACCGGCGCCGCCGACGCCAAGGACCAGCAGGTCAAGAAGGCCAACGCCAATGTGCCCGTGGAGAACTACCAGGCCTTCCTCGACGGCAACCAGAGCCTGAAGATGAAGATCGAGCCGCCGAACGCCCAGCAGATCTACTCCGTCCTCGACAGCGCCGTCTCCGCCGTCCTCACCAAGAAGGACGCCGACATCGACCAGCTCCTCAAGGACGCCTCAGGAAAGATCGACGGCATCCTGGCCCGGAGCTGACCCCGTGAGGACGGTGGAACGCCCGCCCCACGAGGCCATCGCCGAACCCCCGGTGCAGGCGCCGCCCCCGGCAGGGGACCGGAGGCGGCGCCGCCTCACCGACCAGGTCCGCGCCTACGGCTTCCTGCTCGGCGGACTCGTCTGCTTCGCCCTGTTCTCCTGGTACCCGGCGATCCGCGCGGTCGTGATCGCCTTCCAGAAGTACACGCCGGGCGCCGAGCCCGAATGGGTCGGCACCGCCAACTTCACCCGCGTATGGCACGACCCCGAGTTCACCGCCGCCTGGCGCAACACCCTCGTCTTCACGCTGCTGGCCCTGCTGATCGGTTTCGCGATCCCCTTCGTGATGGCCCTGGTGCTCAATGAACTGCGGCACGCCAAGGCCTTCTTCAGGGTCGTGGTCTACCTCCCGGTGATGATCCCGCCGGTGGTCAGCGCCCTGCTCTGGAAGTGGTTCTACGACCCCGGAGCCGGCCTCGCCAACGAGGTGCTGCGCTTCCTCCACCTGCCCACCTCGAACTGGTCCAACGGCGCCGACACGGCACTCGTCTCCCTGGTGATCGTGGCGACCTGGGCCAACATGGGCGGCACGGTCCTGATCTACCTGGCCGCCCTCCAGTCCATCCCCGGCGAGCTGTACGAGGCCGCCGAACTGGACGGGGCGAACCTCCTCCAGCGTGTCCGTCATGTGACGATCCCCCAGACCAGGTTCGTCATCCTGATGCTGATGCTCCTTCAGATCATCGCCACCATGCAGGTCTTCACGGAACCGTTCGTGATCACCGGCGGCGGTCCGGAGAACGCCACGGTCACCGTCCTCTACCTGATCTACAAGTACGCGTTCCTCTACAACGACTTCGGCGGCGCGTGCGCGCTGAGCGTCATGCTCCTGGTGCTGCTGGGCGCCTTTTCCGCCGTGTACCTGCGACTGACCAGGTCCGCAGAGGGGGACCCCGCATGAGCACCCGCACCCTGATCTCCCCGGCGACGCTCGCCCGGCCGCGCGGCAGGGCCGCCTACTGGACCGTCTTCACCACCGTCGCCGGGCTCTTCGCACTCGCCTTCCTCTTCCCGGTCTACTGGATGGTCACCGGCGCGATGAAGTCGCCGGACGAGGTGACCCGCACCCCGCCCACTCTCGTCCCCGAACGGTGGCACCTCGAGGGATACACCGACGCCTGGGACCTCATGCAGCTCCCGCGGCACCTGTGGAACACCGTGGTCCAGGCCGCCGGGGCCTGGGCGTTCCAGCTGGTCCTGTGCACGGCCGCCGCCTACGCCCTGTCCCGGCTCAAGCCCGTCTTCGGCAAGGTGATCCTCGCAGGCATCCTCGCCACGCTGATGGTCCCGGCCCAGGCCCTGGTCGTACCGAAGTACCTGACCGTCGCCGACCTGGGACTGCTCAACGACCCGCTCGCCATCTGGCTGCCGGCGGTCGCCAACGCCTTCAACCTGTATCTGCTCAAGCGGTTCTTCGACCAGATCCCGCGCGATGTGCTGGAGGCCGCCGAGATCGACGGGGCGGGAAGGCTGCGCACCCTGTGGTCGATCGTGCTGCCCATGTCGCGGCCCGTCCTCGGGGTGGTGTCGATCTTCGCGCTGGTCGCCGTCTGGCAGGACTTCCTCTGGCCGCTGATGGTCTTCTCCGACACCGACAAGCAGCCCATCGGCGTGGCACTCGTCCAGCTGTCGCAGAACATCCAGCTCACCGTGCTCATCGCCGCGATGGTGATCGCCAGCATCCCGATGGTCGCCCTGTTCCTCGTCTTCCAGCGGCACATCGTCGCCGGGATCAGCGCGGGCAGCACGAAGGGCTGACCCCCCATCCGCAGAAAGGCAGGCCCCGTGGCACAGCAGGACTGGTGGCGCTCCGCCGTCATCTACCAGGTCTACGTCCGCAGCTTCGCCGACGGCGACGGGGACGGCACCGGAGACCTCGCAGGAGTGCGCGCCGGACTGCCGTATCTGGTCCGACTCGGCGTGGACGCACTGTGGTTCACCCCCTGGTACCGCTCGCCGATGAAGGACGGCGGCTACGACGTCGCCGACTACCGAGCCATCGACCCGGCCTTCGGCACCCTCGCCGAGGCGGAGAAGCTCATCGCGGAGGCCAGGGAGTCGGGCATCCGCACGATCGTCGACATCGTCCCCAATCACGTCTCCGACCAGCACCCCTGGTTCCAGGCGGCTCTGCGCGCGGGCCCCGGCAGCCCGGAACGGGAGCTGTTCCACTTCCGCCGCGGGCGCGGGAAGCACGGCGAACTCCCGCCCAACGACTGGCCCTCGCAGTTCGTCGGCTCCACCGAACCCGTGTGGACGCGGCT is a genomic window containing:
- a CDS encoding LacI family DNA-binding transcriptional regulator; its protein translation is MTRRLAEVAKKVGVSEATVSRVLNGKPGVSEGTRQAVLSALDVLGYERPTQLRGERARLVGLVLPELQNPIFPAFAEVIGGALAQLGLTPVLCTQTKGGVSEADYVDLLLQQQVSGVVFAGGLYAQADAPHDHYRRLAERNIPVVLVNASIDDLGFPGVSCDDAVAVEQAWRHLASLGHERIGLVLGPADHLPSARKLAAAQALGELPEERVARAMFSIEGGHAAATRLIDRGVTGFICASDPLALGVVRAARRKGLDVPAQVSVVGYDDSALMNCTDPPLTTVRQPIEAMGRAAVELLNAQVGGSAVPTEELLFEPELVVRGSTAQAPRG
- a CDS encoding sugar ABC transporter permease — its product is MRTVERPPHEAIAEPPVQAPPPAGDRRRRRLTDQVRAYGFLLGGLVCFALFSWYPAIRAVVIAFQKYTPGAEPEWVGTANFTRVWHDPEFTAAWRNTLVFTLLALLIGFAIPFVMALVLNELRHAKAFFRVVVYLPVMIPPVVSALLWKWFYDPGAGLANEVLRFLHLPTSNWSNGADTALVSLVIVATWANMGGTVLIYLAALQSIPGELYEAAELDGANLLQRVRHVTIPQTRFVILMLMLLQIIATMQVFTEPFVITGGGPENATVTVLYLIYKYAFLYNDFGGACALSVMLLVLLGAFSAVYLRLTRSAEGDPA
- a CDS encoding helix-turn-helix transcriptional regulator, with the translated sequence MSDGFESPDDAATVVLTAVVARVTALSDRLGVPHAQVFDTGRLSVASGVPEPVVKTLLSGRPAGEPDVQARFLQRLGLLRRTRLKPNGRKYTQQEIADGAGMSRQQAGALINGDRRPTMEHCDAIQRFFRVHAGFLTAEDPEALASALQHTEQELLHKLADREREAAAAAHDPLERLLQDHGVRGIAWRAAQLPTDQHRDKVAEWLDMLLESVKRPES
- a CDS encoding sugar ABC transporter substrate-binding protein encodes the protein MRSTGYRRTFAALTVCSLALAASACGSGDESASGKTRITVNCMPPKSAKVDRTFFEQDIASFEKQHPDIDVVAHDAFPCQDPKTFDAKLAGGQMEDVFYTYFTDARHVVDINQAADLTPYVKELKSYDTLQQQLRDIYTVDGKIYGIPRTGYSMGLIYNKKLFEKAGLDPEQPPTTWAQLRADAKRIAALGNGTVGYADYSAQNQGGWHFTAELYSQGGDVVSADGKKATIDTPEGRAVLQNLHDMRWTDDSMGSKQLLVINDVQQMMGSGKLGMYLSAPDNIPILVKEKGGNYKDLALAPMPGGNGTLIGGDGYMVNKKASPDQIRAALKWLDHMFLTPGAGFLGDYARAKKADAPVGLPEPRLFTGAADAKDQQVKKANANVPVENYQAFLDGNQSLKMKIEPPNAQQIYSVLDSAVSAVLTKKDADIDQLLKDASGKIDGILARS
- a CDS encoding carbohydrate ABC transporter permease, whose translation is MSTRTLISPATLARPRGRAAYWTVFTTVAGLFALAFLFPVYWMVTGAMKSPDEVTRTPPTLVPERWHLEGYTDAWDLMQLPRHLWNTVVQAAGAWAFQLVLCTAAAYALSRLKPVFGKVILAGILATLMVPAQALVVPKYLTVADLGLLNDPLAIWLPAVANAFNLYLLKRFFDQIPRDVLEAAEIDGAGRLRTLWSIVLPMSRPVLGVVSIFALVAVWQDFLWPLMVFSDTDKQPIGVALVQLSQNIQLTVLIAAMVIASIPMVALFLVFQRHIVAGISAGSTKG